One part of the Arabidopsis thaliana chromosome 1 sequence genome encodes these proteins:
- a CDS encoding P-loop containing nucleoside triphosphate hydrolases superfamily protein (P-loop containing nucleoside triphosphate hydrolases superfamily protein; FUNCTIONS IN: ATP binding; INVOLVED IN: cellular metal ion homeostasis, anion transport; LOCATED IN: membrane; EXPRESSED IN: 24 plant structures; EXPRESSED DURING: 15 growth stages; CONTAINS InterPro DOMAIN/s: ATPase, anion-transporting (InterPro:IPR003348); BEST Arabidopsis thaliana protein match is: P-loop containing nucleoside triphosphate hydrolases superfamily protein (TAIR:AT3G10350.1); Has 35333 Blast hits to 34131 proteins in 2444 species: Archae - 798; Bacteria - 22429; Metazoa - 974; Fungi - 991; Plants - 531; Viruses - 0; Other Eukaryotes - 9610 (source: NCBI BLink).): MAADLPEATVQNILDQESLKWVFVGGKGGVGKTTCSSILAICLASVRSSVLIISTDPAHNLSDAFQQRFTKSPTLVQGFSNLFAMEVDPTVETDDMAGTDGMDGLFSDLANAIPGIDEAMSFAEMLKLVQTMDYATIVFDTAPTGHTLRLLQFPATLEKGLSKLMSLKSRFGGLMTQMSRMFGMEDEFGEDALLGRLEGLKDVIEQVNRQFKDPDMTTFVCVCIPEFLSLYETERLVQELAKFEIDTHNIIINQVLYDDEDVESKLLRARMRMQQKYLDQFYMLYDDFNITKLPLLPEEVRTG; this comes from the exons ATGGCGGCGGATTTGCCGGAGGCGACAGTACAGAACATTCTGGACCAAGAGTCTCTTAAATGGGTTTTCGTCGGAGGTAAAGGAGGTGTTGGGAAGACGACATGCAGTTCAATTCTCGCAATTTGTCTCGCCAGTGTTCGATCCTCCGttctcatcatctccaccGATCCTGCTCACAATCTTAGTGATGCCTTTCAGCAACGCTTCACTAAATCTCCCACTTTGGTTCAAGGTTTCTCTAATCTCTTTGCCATG GAGGTAGATCCTACCGTTGAAACTGATGACATGGCTGGTACAGACGGGATGGATGGTTTATTCTCTGATTTGGCAAATGCGATTCCTGGAATCGATGAGGCTATGAGTTTTGCTGAGATGTTGAA GTTGGTGCAAACAATGGATTATGCTACTATTGTGTTTGACACTGCTCCTACTGGACATACTCTCCGCCTGTTACAGTTTCCGGCCACACTAGAAAAGGGACTTTCGAAGTTGATGTCATTGAAGAGTAGATTTGGTGGCTTGATGACTCAG ATGAGCCGTATGTTTGGCATGGAGGATGAGTTCGGAGAGGATGCTTTGCTGGGAAGACTTGAGGGCTTGAAAGATGTGATTGAGCAAGTAAATCGGCAATTCAAAGACCCG GATATGACTACGTTCGTTTGTGTCTGCATCCCCGAGTTCTTGTCTCTCTATGAAACAGAGAGACTTGTTCAGGAACTCGCCAAGTTTGAGATTGACACGCATAACATTATCATCAACCAAGTACTATACGACGACGAAG ATGTGGAGTCCAAGTTGCTCAGAGCAAGGATGCGGATGCAACAGAAGTATCTTGATCAGTTTTATATGCTATACGATGACTTTAATATCACAAAGCTTCCTCTGCTTCCGGAAGAGGTAAGAAC GGGTTGA
- a CDS encoding P-loop containing nucleoside triphosphate hydrolases superfamily protein (P-loop containing nucleoside triphosphate hydrolases superfamily protein; FUNCTIONS IN: ATP binding; INVOLVED IN: anion transport; LOCATED IN: endomembrane system, membrane; EXPRESSED IN: 24 plant structures; EXPRESSED DURING: 15 growth stages; BEST Arabidopsis thaliana protein match is: P-loop containing nucleoside triphosphate hydrolases superfamily protein (TAIR:AT3G10350.2); Has 30201 Blast hits to 17322 proteins in 780 species: Archae - 12; Bacteria - 1396; Metazoa - 17338; Fungi - 3422; Plants - 5037; Viruses - 0; Other Eukaryotes - 2996 (source: NCBI BLink).) has protein sequence MPFSNASLNLPLWFKVSLISLPWLVQTMDYATIVFDTAPTGHTLRLLQFPATLEKGLSKLMSLKSRFGGLMTQMSRMFGMEDEFGEDALLGRLEGLKDVIEQVNRQFKDPDMTTFVCVCIPEFLSLYETERLVQELAKFEIDTHNIIINQVLYDDEDVESKLLRARMRMQQKYLDQFYMLYDDFNITKLPLLPEEVTGVEALKAFSHKFLTPYHPTTSRSNVEELERKVHTLRLQLKTAEEELERVKSG, from the exons ATGCCTTTCAGCAACGCTTCACTAAATCTCCCACTTTGGTTCAAGGTTTCTCTAATCTCTTTGCCATG GTTGGTGCAAACAATGGATTATGCTACTATTGTGTTTGACACTGCTCCTACTGGACATACTCTCCGCCTGTTACAGTTTCCGGCCACACTAGAAAAGGGACTTTCGAAGTTGATGTCATTGAAGAGTAGATTTGGTGGCTTGATGACTCAG ATGAGCCGTATGTTTGGCATGGAGGATGAGTTCGGAGAGGATGCTTTGCTGGGAAGACTTGAGGGCTTGAAAGATGTGATTGAGCAAGTAAATCGGCAATTCAAAGACCCG GATATGACTACGTTCGTTTGTGTCTGCATCCCCGAGTTCTTGTCTCTCTATGAAACAGAGAGACTTGTTCAGGAACTCGCCAAGTTTGAGATTGACACGCATAACATTATCATCAACCAAGTACTATACGACGACGAAG ATGTGGAGTCCAAGTTGCTCAGAGCAAGGATGCGGATGCAACAGAAGTATCTTGATCAGTTTTATATGCTATACGATGACTTTAATATCACAAAGCTTCCTCTGCTTCCGGAAGAG GTGACAGGGGTTGAAGCCTTAAAGGCGTTTTCACATAAGTTCTTGACGCCGTACCATCCTACCACTAGCAGGAGCAATGTAGAGGAGCTGGAGAGGAAAGTACACACATTGCGTTTGCAGTTAAAAACAGCTGAAGAAGAACTCGAACGGGTCAAGAGTGGCTAA
- the SBTI1.1 gene encoding subtilase family protein (SBTI1.1; FUNCTIONS IN: serine-type endopeptidase activity; INVOLVED IN: proteolysis, negative regulation of catalytic activity; LOCATED IN: extracellular matrix, apoplast, cell wall; EXPRESSED IN: 19 plant structures; EXPRESSED DURING: 11 growth stages; CONTAINS InterPro DOMAIN/s: Protease-associated PA (InterPro:IPR003137), Peptidase S8/S53, subtilisin/kexin/sedolisin (InterPro:IPR000209), Peptidase S8, subtilisin-related (InterPro:IPR015500), Peptidase S8/S53, subtilisin, active site (InterPro:IPR022398), Proteinase inhibitor I9, subtilisin propeptide (InterPro:IPR010259); BEST Arabidopsis thaliana protein match is: Subtilase family protein (TAIR:AT5G67360.1); Has 6944 Blast hits to 6289 proteins in 1039 species: Archae - 198; Bacteria - 3931; Metazoa - 46; Fungi - 433; Plants - 1873; Viruses - 0; Other Eukaryotes - 463 (source: NCBI BLink).) has protein sequence MHRFLLMLLFPFSDNRPMMFFRSFIVFFFLIFFASNVSSRKQTYVIHTVTTSTKHIVTSLFNSLQTENINDDDFSLPEIHYIYENAMSGFSATLTDDQLDTVKNTKGFISAYPDELLSLHTTYSHEFLGLEFGIGLWNETSLSSDVIIGLVDTGISPEHVSFRDTHMTPVPSRWRGSCDEGTNFSSSECNKKIIGASAFYKGYESIVGKINETTDFRSTRDAQGHGTHTASTAAGDIVPKANYFGQAKGLASGMRFTSRIAAYKACWALGCASTDVIAAIDRAILDGVDVISLSLGGSSRPFYVDPIAIAGFGAMQKNIFVSCSAGNSGPTASTVSNGAPWLMTVAASYTDRTFPAIVRIGNRKSLVGSSLYKGKSLKNLPLAFNRTAGEESGAVFCIRDSLKRELVEGKIVICLRGASGRTAKGEEVKRSGGAAMLLVSTEAEGEELLADPHVLPAVSLGFSDGKTLLNYLAGAANATASVRFRGTAYGATAPMVAAFSSRGPSVAGPEIAKPDIAAPGLNILAGWSPFSSPSLLRSDPRRVQFNIISGTSMACPHISGIAALIKSVHGDWSPAMIKSAIMTTARITDNRNRPIGDRGAAGAESAATAFAFGAGNVDPTRAVDPGLVYDTSTVDYLNYLCSLNYTSERILLFSGTNYTCASNAVVLSPGDLNYPSFAVNLVNGANLKTVRYKRTVTNVGSPTCEYMVHVEEPKGVKVRVEPKVLKFQKARERLSYTVTYDAEASRNSSSSSFGVLVWICDKYNVRSPIAVTWE, from the exons ATGCATCGCTTTCTTTTAATGCTCTTATTTCCCTTTAGCGACAACCGTCCCATGATGTTCTTCAGATCATtcatcgttttcttctttcttatctttttcgCATCAAATGTTTCTTCCCGTAAACAAACCTACGTGATCCACACTGTCACAACCAGTACCAAACACATCGTAACTTCACTTTTTAATTCACTCCAAACAGAGAATATCAACGACGATGATTTTTCTCTCCCGGAGATTCACTATATTTACGAGAATGCCATGTCTGGTTTCTCCGCGACTCTCACCGACGACCAGCTTGATACGGTGAAGAACACAAAAGGGTTTATCTCTGCTTATCCAGACGAGCTCTTATCTCTACACACGACATATTCTCACGAGTTTCTTGGTCTCGAATTCGGGATCGGTCTTTGGAACGAGACGAGCCTATCTTCGGACGTCATCATCGGCCTTGTGGACACTGGGATCTCCCCGGAGCACGTGAGCTTCCGAGACACGCACATGACTCCTGTACCGTCTAGATGGAGAGGTTCGTGCGATGAAGGCACAAACTTCTCATCTTCGGAGTGTAACAAGAAGATCATTGGAGCTAGCGCATTTTACAAAGGCTACGAATCAATCGTTGGAAAAATCAATGAAACCACTGATTTCAG GTCGACTCGAGACGCACAAGGACATGGGACGCATACAGCCTCGACTGCTGCCGGAGACATTGTCCCCAAAGCGAATTATTTCGGGCAAGCTAAAGGTTTAGCTTCAGGGATGAGGTTTACTTCGAGGATCGCTGCTTACAAAGCTTGTTGGGCTCTAGGATGTGCCAGCACCGACGTCATAGCAGCCATTGACCGAGCCATTTTAGACGGTGTAGATGTGATTTCACTCTCGCTAGGTGGATCATCACGCCCGTTTTACGTGGATCCTATCGCGATAGCCGGGTTCGGAGCGATGCAGAAGAACATTTTCGTGTCTTGCTCTGCGGGTAATTCAGGACCAACTGCATCCACAGTGAGTAATGGAGCTCCGTGGTTGATGACTGTCGCTGCCAGTTATACGGATAGGACGTTTCCGGCGATTGTCCGGATCGGGAACCGTAAAAGCTTGGTCGGATCATCCTTGTATAAAGGAAAAAGCTTAAAGAATCTGCCTTTGGCGTTTAACAGAACAGCTGGAGAAGAAAGCGGAGCCGTGTTCTGTATCCGGGACTCGCTCAAGAGAGAACTCGTCGAGGGTAAAATCGTCATTTGCTTAAGAGGAGCCAGCGGCAGAACGGCCAAAGGAGAAGAGGTGAAACGGAGCGGAGGAGCAGCGATGCTTCTTGTGAGCACAGAGGCGGAAGGAGAGGAGCTTCTTGCTGATCCTCACGTTTTACCGGCCGTTTCACTTGGATTTTCCGACGGTAAAACCTTACTGAATTACCTCGCCGGAGCAGCAAACGCCACCGCCTCCGTTCGATTCAGAGGAACCGCGTATGGTGCAACCGCCCCGATGGTAGCCGCGTTCTCATCCAGAGGACCTAGCGTCGCGGGACCGGAAATAGCTAAACCGGACATTGCGGCTCCCGGTCTGAACATCCTCGCCGGATGGTCACCGTTCAGCAGCCCTAGCCTCCTCAGATCCGATCCAAGACGCGTCCAATTCAATATCATCTCGGGAACCTCCATGGCTTGTCCTCACATCAGCGGAATCGCCGCTCTAATCAAGTCCGTTCACGGGGACTGGTCACCGGCGATGATCAAATCAGCAATCATGACGACGGCGAGGATCACTGACAATAGGAACCGACCGATCGGAGATAGAGGCGCCGCGGGAGCTGAATCGGCGGCCACAGCGTTTGCGTTTGGAGCGGGAAACGTGGATCCCACGCGAGCGGTAGATCCCGGGCTGGTATACGATACCTCCACCGTCGATTATCTCAACTACTTGTGCAGCTTGAACTACACGAGTGAGAGAATACTCTTGTTCTCCGGCACTAACTACACGTGTGCTAGTAACGCCGTCGTTTTGAGTCCCGGTGATTTGAACTATCCCTCGTTCGCGGTCAACCTCGTTAATGGCGCGAATTTGAAAACGGTGAGATATAAGAGGACTGTGACTAACGTTGGGTCACCGACTTGTGAGTATATGGTGCACGTTGAGGAACCAAAAGGTGTGAAGGTGAGAGTTGAACCAAAGGTGCTCAAGTTCCAGAAGGCCAGAGAGAGGTTGAGTTATACGGTGACGTATGATGCAGAAGCTTCGAGAAAttcgtcttcgtcttccttTGGAGTTTTGGTTTGGATATGTGACAAATACAACGTCAGAAGCCCAATCGCCGTGACGTGGGAATAA
- a CDS encoding P-loop containing nucleoside triphosphate hydrolases superfamily protein (P-loop containing nucleoside triphosphate hydrolases superfamily protein; FUNCTIONS IN: ATP binding; INVOLVED IN: cellular metal ion homeostasis, anion transport; LOCATED IN: membrane; EXPRESSED IN: 24 plant structures; EXPRESSED DURING: 15 growth stages; CONTAINS InterPro DOMAIN/s: ATPase, anion-transporting (InterPro:IPR003348); BEST Arabidopsis thaliana protein match is: P-loop containing nucleoside triphosphate hydrolases superfamily protein (TAIR:AT3G10350.1); Has 2854 Blast hits to 2413 proteins in 784 species: Archae - 172; Bacteria - 1905; Metazoa - 150; Fungi - 222; Plants - 105; Viruses - 0; Other Eukaryotes - 300 (source: NCBI BLink).) — protein sequence MAADLPEATVQNILDQESLKWVFVGGKGGVGKTTCSSILAICLASVRSSVLIISTDPAHNLSDAFQQRFTKSPTLVQGFSNLFAMEVDPTVETDDMAGTDGMDGLFSDLANAIPGIDEAMSFAEMLKLVQTMDYATIVFDTAPTGHTLRLLQFPATLEKGLSKLMSLKSRFGGLMTQMSRMFGMEDEFGEDALLGRLEGLKDVIEQVNRQFKDPDMTTFVCVCIPEFLSLYETERLVQELAKFEIDTHNIIINQVLYDDEDVESKLLRARMRMQQKYLDQFYMLYDDFNITKLPLLPEEVTGVEALKAFSHKFLTPYHPTTSRSNVEELERKVHTLRLQLKTAEEELERVKSG from the exons ATGGCGGCGGATTTGCCGGAGGCGACAGTACAGAACATTCTGGACCAAGAGTCTCTTAAATGGGTTTTCGTCGGAGGTAAAGGAGGTGTTGGGAAGACGACATGCAGTTCAATTCTCGCAATTTGTCTCGCCAGTGTTCGATCCTCCGttctcatcatctccaccGATCCTGCTCACAATCTTAGTGATGCCTTTCAGCAACGCTTCACTAAATCTCCCACTTTGGTTCAAGGTTTCTCTAATCTCTTTGCCATG GAGGTAGATCCTACCGTTGAAACTGATGACATGGCTGGTACAGACGGGATGGATGGTTTATTCTCTGATTTGGCAAATGCGATTCCTGGAATCGATGAGGCTATGAGTTTTGCTGAGATGTTGAA GTTGGTGCAAACAATGGATTATGCTACTATTGTGTTTGACACTGCTCCTACTGGACATACTCTCCGCCTGTTACAGTTTCCGGCCACACTAGAAAAGGGACTTTCGAAGTTGATGTCATTGAAGAGTAGATTTGGTGGCTTGATGACTCAG ATGAGCCGTATGTTTGGCATGGAGGATGAGTTCGGAGAGGATGCTTTGCTGGGAAGACTTGAGGGCTTGAAAGATGTGATTGAGCAAGTAAATCGGCAATTCAAAGACCCG GATATGACTACGTTCGTTTGTGTCTGCATCCCCGAGTTCTTGTCTCTCTATGAAACAGAGAGACTTGTTCAGGAACTCGCCAAGTTTGAGATTGACACGCATAACATTATCATCAACCAAGTACTATACGACGACGAAG ATGTGGAGTCCAAGTTGCTCAGAGCAAGGATGCGGATGCAACAGAAGTATCTTGATCAGTTTTATATGCTATACGATGACTTTAATATCACAAAGCTTCCTCTGCTTCCGGAAGAG GTGACAGGGGTTGAAGCCTTAAAGGCGTTTTCACATAAGTTCTTGACGCCGTACCATCCTACCACTAGCAGGAGCAATGTAGAGGAGCTGGAGAGGAAAGTACACACATTGCGTTTGCAGTTAAAAACAGCTGAAGAAGAACTCGAACGGGTCAAGAGTGGCTAA
- a CDS encoding 5'-3' exonuclease family protein (5'-3' exonuclease family protein; FUNCTIONS IN: DNA binding, catalytic activity, nuclease activity; INVOLVED IN: DNA repair; LOCATED IN: cellular_component unknown; CONTAINS InterPro DOMAIN/s: XPG N-terminal (InterPro:IPR006085), DNA repair protein (XPGC)/yeast Rad (InterPro:IPR006084), 5'-3' exonuclease, C-terminal subdomain (InterPro:IPR020045), Helix-hairpin-helix motif, class 2 (InterPro:IPR008918), XPG/RAD2 endonuclease (InterPro:IPR006086); BEST Arabidopsis thaliana protein match is: single-stranded DNA endonuclease family protein (TAIR:AT3G48900.2).), producing MGVGGNFWDLLRPYAQQQGFDFLRNKRVAVDLSFWIVQHETAVKGFVLKPHLRLTFFRTINLFSKFGAYPVFVVDGTPSPLKSQARISRFFRSSGIDTCNLPVIKDGVSVERNKLFSEWVRECELLELLGIPVLKANGEAEALCAQLNSQGFVDACITPDSDAFLFGAMCVIKDIKPNSREPFECYHMSHIESGLGLKRKHLIAISLLVGNDYDSGGVLGIGVDKALRIVREFSEDQVLERLQDIGNGLQPAVPGGIKSGDDGEEFRSEMKKRSPHCSRCGHLGSKRTHFKSSCEHCGCDSGCIKKPLGFRCECSFCSKDRDLREQKKTNDWWIKVCDKIALAPEFPNRKIIELYLSDGLMTGDGSSMSWGTPDTGMLVDLMVFKLHWDPSYVRKMLLPMLSTIYLREKARNNTGYALLCDQYEFHSIKCIKTRYGHQSFVIRWRKPKSTSGYSHSHSEPEESIVVLEEEEESVDPLDGLNEPQVQNDNGDCFLLTDECIGLVQSAFPDETEHFLHEKKLRESKKKNVSEEETATPRATTMGVQRSITDFYRSAKKAAAGQSIETGGSSKASAEKKRQATSTSSSNLTKSVRRRLLFG from the exons ATGGGTGTGGGAGGCAATTTCTGGGATTTGCTGAGACCATATGCTCAGCAACAAGGCTTTGATTTTCTCAGAAACAAACGAGTCGCTGTTGATCTCTCCTTCTGGATCGTTCAGCATGAAACCGCTGTTAAGGGTTTCGTCCTTAAACCTCACCTCCGACTCACTTTCTTCCGTACTATCAACCTCTTCTCAAAg TTTGGAGCGTACCCGGTTTTTGTGGTTGATGGAACACCATCACCTTTGAAATCTCAGGCGAGAATCTCCAGGTTTTTCCGTTCTTCTGGAATTGATACTTGTAATCTACCTGTGATTAAAGATGGTGTCTCGGTTGAGAGAAACAAGCTGTTTTCTGAATGGGTTAGGGAATGT GAGCTACTCGAATTGCTCGGTATTCCGGTGCTGAAAGCTAATGGTGAGGCTGAAGCTCTCTGTGCACAGTTAAACAGCCAAGGTTTTGTGGATGCTTGCATTACTCCTGATAGTGATGCTTTCCTTTTTGGTGCTATGTGCGTGATCAAAGACATCAAGCCTAATTCAAGA GAACCTTTTGAATGCTACCATATGTCACATATCGAGTCTGGCCTCGGTTTGAAGCGGAAACACTTGATTGCTATTTCTCTATTGGTGGGAAACGATTATGATTCAGGCGGTGTTCTTGGGATTGGTGTGGATAAAGCACTGCGCATTGTTCGTGAGTTTTCTGAAGACCAAGTACTTGAAAG ACTACAGGACATTGGAAATGGGTTGCAACCTGCAGTTCCTGGTGGAATCAAATCCGGGGATGATGGTGAAGAATTCCGCTCAGAGATGAAAAAAAGATCTCCTCACTGTTCCCGTTGTGGACACCTGGGCAGCAAGAGAACTCATTTTAAGTCCTCTTGTGAGCACTGCGGTTGTGATAGTGGTTGCATTAAAAAACCATTAGGGTTTAGATGTGAATGCTCCTTTTGTTCCAAGGATCGAGATTTAagggaacaaaagaaaaccaatgaTTGGTGGATCAAAGTCTGCGATAAGATTGCTCTAGCGCCAGAGTTTCCCAACAGAAAGATTATTGAACTTTATCTATCCGATGGTTTGATGACAG GAGATGGATCGTCAATGTCTTGGGGAACTCCTGATACTGGAATGCTAGTGGATCTCATGGTTTTCAAACTGCACTGGGACCCATCTTATGTTAGAAAAATGTTGCTTCCGATGCTGTCGACCATTTATCTGAGAGAAAAGGCAAGAAACAACACAGGATACGCTTTGTTGTGTGATCAATACGAATTTCATTCAATCAAGTGCATAAAAACTAGATATGGGCATCAGTCCTTTGTAATAAGGTGGAGAAAACCCAAATCTACAAGTGGTTATAGTCATAGTCACAGCGAGCCAGAAGAATCAATTGTTgtattggaagaagaagaagagtctgTTGATCCGTTGGATGGTTTAAATGAACCTCAGGTGCAAAATGATAATGGTGACTGCTTCTTGCTAACTGATGAATGCATAGGACTTGTTCAGTCTGCTTTCCCTGATGAAACAGAGCATTTTCTACATGAGAAG AAACTGAGAGAgtcgaaaaagaagaatgtttctgaagaagaaacagcaACACCAAGAGCAACAACAATGGGTGTACAAAGAAGCATTACCGATTTCTACCGTTCAGCGAAGAAAGCAGCAGCAGGTCAAAGTATAGAGACAGGCGGGAGTTCAAAAGCTTCTGCGGAAAAGAAGAGACAGGCAACTTCTACTAGTAGTAGTAACCTTACAAAGTCGGTCAGGCGTCGTCTCTTGTTTGGATAG
- a CDS encoding 5'-3' exonuclease family protein, which translates to MRFRVLQFGAYPVFVVDGTPSPLKSQARISRFFRSSGIDTCNLPVIKDGVSVERNKLFSEWVRECVELLELLGIPVLKANGEAEALCAQLNSQGFVDACITPDSDAFLFGAMCVIKDIKPNSREPFECYHMSHIESGLGLKRKHLIAISLLVGNDYDSGGVLGIGVDKALRIVREFSEDQVLERLQDIGNGLQPAVPGGIKSGDDGEEFRSEMKKRSPHCSRCGHLGSKRTHFKSSCEHCGCDSGCIKKPLGFRCECSFCSKDRDLREQKKTNDWWIKVCDKIALAPEFPNRKIIELYLSDGLMTGDGSSMSWGTPDTGMLVDLMVFKLHWDPSYVRKMLLPMLSTIYLREKARNNTGYALLCDQYEFHSIKCIKTRYGHQSFVIRWRKPKSTSGYSHSHSEPEESIVVLEEEEESVDPLDGLNEPQVQNDNGDCFLLTDECIGLVQSAFPDETEHFLHEKKLRESKKKNVSEEETATPRATTMGVQRSITDFYRSAKKAAAGQSIETGGSSKASAEKKRQATSTSSSNLTKSVRRRLLFG; encoded by the exons ATgcggtttagggttttgcaGTTTGGAGCGTACCCGGTTTTTGTGGTTGATGGAACACCATCACCTTTGAAATCTCAGGCGAGAATCTCCAGGTTTTTCCGTTCTTCTGGAATTGATACTTGTAATCTACCTGTGATTAAAGATGGTGTCTCGGTTGAGAGAAACAAGCTGTTTTCTGAATGGGTTAGGGAATGTGTG GAGCTACTCGAATTGCTCGGTATTCCGGTGCTGAAAGCTAATGGTGAGGCTGAAGCTCTCTGTGCACAGTTAAACAGCCAAGGTTTTGTGGATGCTTGCATTACTCCTGATAGTGATGCTTTCCTTTTTGGTGCTATGTGCGTGATCAAAGACATCAAGCCTAATTCAAGA GAACCTTTTGAATGCTACCATATGTCACATATCGAGTCTGGCCTCGGTTTGAAGCGGAAACACTTGATTGCTATTTCTCTATTGGTGGGAAACGATTATGATTCAGGCGGTGTTCTTGGGATTGGTGTGGATAAAGCACTGCGCATTGTTCGTGAGTTTTCTGAAGACCAAGTACTTGAAAG ACTACAGGACATTGGAAATGGGTTGCAACCTGCAGTTCCTGGTGGAATCAAATCCGGGGATGATGGTGAAGAATTCCGCTCAGAGATGAAAAAAAGATCTCCTCACTGTTCCCGTTGTGGACACCTGGGCAGCAAGAGAACTCATTTTAAGTCCTCTTGTGAGCACTGCGGTTGTGATAGTGGTTGCATTAAAAAACCATTAGGGTTTAGATGTGAATGCTCCTTTTGTTCCAAGGATCGAGATTTAagggaacaaaagaaaaccaatgaTTGGTGGATCAAAGTCTGCGATAAGATTGCTCTAGCGCCAGAGTTTCCCAACAGAAAGATTATTGAACTTTATCTATCCGATGGTTTGATGACAG GAGATGGATCGTCAATGTCTTGGGGAACTCCTGATACTGGAATGCTAGTGGATCTCATGGTTTTCAAACTGCACTGGGACCCATCTTATGTTAGAAAAATGTTGCTTCCGATGCTGTCGACCATTTATCTGAGAGAAAAGGCAAGAAACAACACAGGATACGCTTTGTTGTGTGATCAATACGAATTTCATTCAATCAAGTGCATAAAAACTAGATATGGGCATCAGTCCTTTGTAATAAGGTGGAGAAAACCCAAATCTACAAGTGGTTATAGTCATAGTCACAGCGAGCCAGAAGAATCAATTGTTgtattggaagaagaagaagagtctgTTGATCCGTTGGATGGTTTAAATGAACCTCAGGTGCAAAATGATAATGGTGACTGCTTCTTGCTAACTGATGAATGCATAGGACTTGTTCAGTCTGCTTTCCCTGATGAAACAGAGCATTTTCTACATGAGAAG AAACTGAGAGAgtcgaaaaagaagaatgtttctgaagaagaaacagcaACACCAAGAGCAACAACAATGGGTGTACAAAGAAGCATTACCGATTTCTACCGTTCAGCGAAGAAAGCAGCAGCAGGTCAAAGTATAGAGACAGGCGGGAGTTCAAAAGCTTCTGCGGAAAAGAAGAGACAGGCAACTTCTACTAGTAGTAGTAACCTTACAAAGTCGGTCAGGCGTCGTCTCTTGTTTGGATAG